In Nitrospirota bacterium, the following are encoded in one genomic region:
- a CDS encoding carboxypeptidase-like regulatory domain-containing protein — translation MKRSIATVIGGFPLFMLCLCIGVPVAGADQIITGTVVDAGGAGIRGIQVTILDSKNAVEAATTATDYNGTFNSPNIPSGSYRVRFAGSDQFGRLLSPEFYGDTERDEFCGGAVVSVLPDTRTGLKTEDMQLAEPLPAPEGPVQGAIHGTVVDAETGVPLQGVQVAVFLSDNAQTVPISSGTSITDADGRYRIAFQVVGTDLIRIRFSDPTGIFFSEYSGESDLTRDHDVFCAGTVLRVDPAGTTQTVNGFLDRIPAEQLTENLTGMVTDLDIPANVEAVLATPLIRAVDLLTDDTPNNDAGVCAQLASFITRVDIQEKTGQLSPEEADALRQSATNIRTTLGCS, via the coding sequence ATGAAAAGATCAATAGCAACGGTAATCGGGGGTTTCCCATTATTCATGTTGTGTCTCTGCATTGGGGTTCCCGTAGCTGGTGCAGACCAAATCATCACCGGTACTGTCGTGGATGCCGGTGGTGCCGGGATTCGCGGTATCCAAGTCACTATCCTGGACAGCAAGAATGCAGTTGAGGCGGCCACCACTGCTACCGATTATAATGGGACCTTCAATAGCCCCAATATCCCTTCCGGTTCATACCGGGTTCGATTTGCTGGCTCAGACCAATTTGGGCGGCTTCTATCTCCAGAGTTCTACGGTGATACAGAGCGTGACGAGTTTTGTGGGGGGGCCGTAGTCAGTGTCCTCCCGGATACGAGAACCGGCCTGAAGACAGAAGACATGCAACTCGCGGAGCCTCTCCCGGCGCCCGAAGGGCCTGTCCAAGGGGCTATCCATGGTACCGTGGTTGATGCTGAGACCGGTGTTCCTCTCCAGGGCGTCCAAGTCGCTGTTTTTCTTTCAGATAACGCGCAGACAGTGCCTATTAGTTCCGGGACGAGCATTACGGATGCCGACGGGCGTTACAGAATCGCGTTTCAAGTGGTGGGTACCGACCTAATCAGGATTAGATTTTCTGATCCAACGGGCATCTTTTTCTCTGAATACTCCGGTGAGAGCGACTTAACTCGTGATCATGATGTCTTTTGTGCGGGTACTGTGCTCAGAGTTGATCCAGCGGGGACGACGCAGACCGTCAACGGATTTCTGGACCGTATCCCGGCGGAGCAACTGACTGAGAATCTGACAGGCATGGTCACAGATTTGGATATACCTGCCAACGTGGAGGCGGTATTAGCCACTCCGTTGATTCGGGCTGTGGATCTACTGACCGATGATACTCCCAATAACGATGCGGGGGTGTGTGCCCAACTTGCTTCCTTTATCACGCGGGTGGATATACAGGAAAAGACCGGCCAGCTTAGCCCAGAGGAAGCGGATGCCTTGCGCCAGTCAGCCACCAATATTAGAACGACACTGGGTTGCAGTTAG
- a CDS encoding PKD domain-containing protein encodes MTRSTATETTPTLGADNASSLVVYTSLSGGVGQVFYQRVSDTRLLGSPVLVSEGGTNDQLNDVSGDYIVYTSYLSTTSRMGEVKLYEIASGMTTVLSQLTEIFEARVHDRKVAWVEGAAASTRVMLLDLDGLARGERPIEIAGPIPPASNLEIGANLVTWMERIDSLPDVHFDVTAYDMRSGARVTIAADPGLQEAFPSTSGSWVTWQAVVGNTGTPTTIEAYNVDTGERRTLGHAGAANLSPTIDGDLIAFESNASGNFEIYLYRISTGETFQVTSHPADQRLNNVFGNHVAYVDSRDGNQDVYVSAFALPPPDPLIAHYDFNGSADDISGKGNHGTLFGGSFTADWAGNASGALLLDGVDDYVLLPNEFRFDLSSFTILATLKVPDSSKENWILSKGPFFGNYTLRILADDHPFHPGKASYVHQIGGGNFSSLVSNRPVPLNRYFNMAVTIDAGGSRTYFDGALQLEIQPPYFAPPLLNNAPVTIGAGGYYSLSDFFSGAIDEVRIYNYALSSTEIRDLHDTPPLANAGPDQSGHAGTVVTLDGSQSTDPDGHYPLSYSWTLASKPTGSTAVLSKPTAVNPSFTADVPGGYTLDLIVADSLGLQSAPDTVSISTSNTKPVADAGPDLAVIVLDSTVQLNGSQSYDDDGDPLTYAWTVVQRPEGSSAVLSDSIAASPTFVVDTQGDYVIELVVSDPWSASDPDAITVSFTNVKPVANAGGNQAVLVGDTVVLYGGDSADANGDPLTYQWSLVSAPAGSSAALVDATAMLASFVADAAGTYVVSLVVHDGLAASDPANVTIVATTVQSETTNKLIDAITTINNLDPGVFKNSNLVNALTNKINSVLGLIEQGLYQEALDKLQNDILGKTDGCATTGSPDKNDWIIDCDEQAMVYPLVMEAIQLVGRLP; translated from the coding sequence GTGACGCGGTCCACGGCCACGGAGACGACGCCGACCCTGGGCGCCGACAACGCGAGCAGCCTGGTGGTCTACACGAGCCTCTCTGGCGGCGTCGGCCAGGTCTTCTACCAGCGCGTGAGCGACACCAGGCTCCTCGGCAGCCCCGTCCTGGTCAGCGAAGGGGGCACGAACGACCAGCTCAACGACGTGAGCGGCGACTACATCGTCTATACCTCGTACCTCAGCACGACGAGCCGCATGGGCGAAGTGAAGCTCTACGAGATCGCCAGCGGTATGACCACGGTGCTCTCGCAGCTCACGGAGATCTTCGAAGCCCGGGTTCACGACCGTAAGGTCGCCTGGGTCGAAGGCGCTGCCGCCTCGACGCGAGTGATGCTGCTGGACCTAGACGGCCTGGCCCGTGGCGAACGCCCCATCGAAATCGCCGGGCCGATTCCGCCGGCTTCGAACCTCGAGATCGGCGCCAACCTTGTAACGTGGATGGAGCGCATCGACTCGCTGCCCGACGTGCACTTCGACGTTACCGCCTACGACATGCGTAGCGGCGCCCGGGTGACGATTGCGGCGGACCCTGGTTTGCAGGAGGCATTCCCGTCCACCAGCGGGAGCTGGGTAACGTGGCAGGCTGTCGTCGGTAACACCGGCACCCCCACCACGATCGAGGCCTATAACGTGGACACCGGGGAGCGCCGGACGCTCGGACACGCCGGCGCCGCGAACCTGTCCCCGACCATCGACGGCGACCTCATCGCCTTCGAATCGAACGCCTCGGGCAACTTCGAGATCTATCTGTACCGTATCAGCACCGGCGAGACGTTCCAGGTGACGTCGCATCCGGCGGATCAGCGGCTCAACAATGTCTTCGGCAATCACGTGGCCTACGTTGATTCGCGAGACGGCAACCAGGACGTGTACGTGTCGGCGTTCGCATTACCGCCTCCTGACCCGCTGATTGCCCACTACGACTTCAACGGCTCAGCGGACGATATCAGCGGGAAGGGTAACCACGGCACCCTGTTTGGCGGCTCGTTCACGGCGGACTGGGCGGGCAACGCCAGCGGGGCGCTGCTGCTGGACGGGGTGGATGATTATGTGCTGCTCCCCAACGAATTTCGGTTTGATCTGTCGTCCTTCACCATCCTCGCGACGCTCAAGGTTCCCGACTCTTCAAAAGAGAACTGGATCCTGTCCAAAGGGCCGTTCTTCGGCAACTACACGTTGAGGATCCTGGCCGACGATCATCCCTTTCACCCCGGCAAGGCCTCCTATGTTCATCAAATCGGCGGTGGGAACTTCTCGTCGTTGGTGTCCAACCGCCCCGTACCCCTCAACCGATATTTCAATATGGCCGTGACCATTGATGCCGGAGGATCGAGAACCTATTTCGACGGCGCGTTGCAGTTGGAAATTCAACCTCCGTATTTTGCCCCGCCCTTGTTGAACAATGCTCCCGTGACGATCGGGGCGGGCGGGTACTACTCCCTCTCCGACTTCTTTTCAGGGGCGATCGACGAGGTCCGGATCTACAACTACGCCCTTTCGTCCACCGAAATCCGCGATCTGCATGACACGCCGCCTCTCGCCAATGCCGGTCCCGACCAATCCGGTCACGCCGGTACCGTGGTGACTCTGGACGGGAGTCAAAGCACCGATCCCGACGGACACTATCCTCTAAGCTATTCCTGGACCCTCGCCTCCAAGCCGACAGGCAGTACAGCGGTCCTTTCAAAACCTACGGCCGTGAACCCGTCCTTCACGGCGGACGTGCCCGGCGGCTACACCCTGGATCTGATCGTGGCCGACAGCCTCGGGCTCCAAAGCGCGCCGGATACCGTCAGCATCAGCACGTCCAACACCAAGCCGGTAGCGGATGCAGGACCGGATCTGGCGGTCATCGTGCTCGATTCCACGGTCCAACTGAACGGCAGCCAAAGCTACGACGACGATGGCGATCCCCTGACCTACGCCTGGACCGTGGTTCAGCGCCCGGAGGGCAGCAGTGCTGTGCTGTCGGACTCGATCGCGGCCAGCCCCACCTTCGTGGTCGATACGCAGGGCGACTATGTGATCGAGTTGGTGGTGAGCGATCCGTGGAGCGCGAGCGACCCGGATGCCATCACGGTGAGCTTTACGAACGTCAAGCCCGTGGCCAACGCCGGAGGCAATCAGGCCGTCCTGGTGGGTGACACCGTGGTGCTGTATGGCGGGGACAGTGCCGATGCCAATGGCGATCCCTTGACGTATCAATGGAGCCTGGTCTCGGCTCCCGCCGGGAGCAGTGCGGCGCTGGTGGACGCGACCGCTATGCTGGCGTCGTTTGTCGCGGACGCAGCCGGCACGTATGTCGTGAGCCTTGTGGTCCACGACGGCCTGGCGGCGAGCGACCCGGCCAACGTCACCATCGTCGCCACCACCGTTCAGAGCGAGACCACGAACAAGCTGATCGACGCCATCACCACGATCAACAACCTGGACCCCGGCGTGTTCAAAAACAGCAACCTGGTCAACGCGCTGACCAACAAGATCAACTCCGTGTTGGGCCTGATCGAACAGGGGCTGTACCAGGAGGCGTTGGATAAGTTGCAAAACGACATCCTGGGGAAGACCGACGGTTGTGCCACCACCGGAAGCCCCGACAAGAACGACTGGATCATCGATTGTGACGAGCAAGCGATGGTTTATCCATTGGTCATGGAAGCTATCCAACTAGTCGGCCGCTTGCCGTGA